One stretch of Desulfatibacillum aliphaticivorans DSM 15576 DNA includes these proteins:
- a CDS encoding NAD-dependent epimerase, which translates to MTQLITGAAGFIGFHLSKQLLEQGETVVGLDNLNDYYDPQLKTDRLKILRDYDNFVFEKGEMADREFMPALFEKYGFEKVTNLAAQAGVRYSLKNPHSYVDSNLVGFTNILEGCRHTKVEHLVFASSSSVYGANTDMPFSVHQNVDHPVSLYAASKKANELMAHAYSHLYGLPCTGLRFFTVYGPWGRPDMALFLFTKAILEGKPINVFNNGDMQRDFTYIDDIIQGVAKVLDNIPDPDPDWMGDDPDPATSYTPYRLYNIGNNQPVKLLKFIELIEEALGMKAEKNMLPMQAGDVPATYADIDDLARDAGYWPRTSVEDGVRNFINWYREYYKA; encoded by the coding sequence ATGACGCAACTAATTACCGGCGCTGCCGGATTTATTGGTTTTCATTTAAGCAAACAGCTTTTGGAACAGGGCGAGACGGTTGTGGGCCTGGATAATCTCAACGATTACTACGACCCCCAACTGAAAACGGACCGCCTGAAAATTCTCCGGGATTACGATAACTTTGTCTTTGAAAAGGGAGAAATGGCGGACCGGGAGTTCATGCCCGCTCTGTTTGAAAAATACGGGTTTGAAAAGGTCACCAACCTGGCCGCCCAGGCCGGGGTAAGGTACTCCCTAAAAAATCCCCACTCCTACGTGGACAGCAATCTGGTCGGCTTCACCAACATCCTGGAAGGCTGCCGCCATACCAAGGTCGAGCACCTGGTTTTTGCGTCCTCCTCCTCCGTTTACGGCGCCAACACGGACATGCCTTTTTCCGTGCACCAGAACGTGGATCACCCGGTTTCCCTGTACGCTGCGTCCAAAAAAGCCAACGAACTCATGGCTCACGCCTATTCCCATTTGTACGGCCTGCCCTGCACCGGGCTTCGGTTTTTCACCGTGTACGGTCCTTGGGGACGGCCCGACATGGCTTTGTTTCTTTTTACCAAGGCCATCCTGGAAGGCAAGCCTATCAATGTGTTTAACAACGGCGACATGCAGCGGGACTTCACCTATATAGACGACATAATCCAGGGTGTGGCCAAGGTGTTGGACAACATCCCCGATCCCGACCCGGATTGGATGGGAGACGACCCTGATCCGGCCACTAGCTATACGCCGTACAGGCTGTACAACATCGGCAATAACCAGCCGGTCAAGCTGCTGAAATTCATCGAGTTGATCGAGGAGGCCCTGGGCATGAAAGCGGAGAAGAACATGCTGCCCATGCAGGCCGGGGACGTCCCCGCAACCTACGCGGATATCGACGACCTCGCCAGGGACGCAGGATACTGGCCTCGCACCTCGGTGGAGGACGGCGTCCGAAATTTCATAAATTGGTATCGGGAGTACTACAAAGCCTGA